One window of Chryseobacterium sp. JJR-5R genomic DNA carries:
- the hemH gene encoding ferrochelatase, with protein MKGILLVNLGSPRSTAVNDVKEYLDEFLMDEKVIDYRWIFRALLVRGIILNTRPAKSAAAYRTVWTDEGSPLIVITEKIQKKLQKRVDVPVEIGMRYAQPSIEAGIRKLVDQGVTEIVLFPLYPQYAMSTTETVIEKAEEVRKEKFPEVKINYIQPFYNREIYINCLAESIREKLPEHFDALQFSYHGVPERHIYKTDPTKTCNLNDCCTRDENPSHQFCYRHQCFKTTETVIEKLNLPKEKVIVSFQSRLGKDKWIEPYTDETFETIPKKGIKNLAVVCPAFVSDCLETLEEISVEGKHQFTHAGGENFHYIPCLNDEDRWIEVVKTLCEEKLNEFYLV; from the coding sequence ATGAAGGGAATCCTATTAGTAAACCTGGGGTCGCCAAGATCTACAGCCGTTAATGATGTAAAAGAATATCTGGATGAATTTCTGATGGATGAAAAGGTCATCGATTACCGGTGGATTTTCCGTGCGCTTCTGGTACGCGGAATTATCCTGAACACAAGGCCCGCAAAATCTGCTGCCGCTTACCGGACGGTCTGGACTGATGAAGGTTCTCCCCTGATTGTGATCACAGAAAAAATTCAGAAAAAGCTGCAGAAACGGGTAGATGTTCCTGTAGAAATAGGAATGCGGTATGCACAGCCCAGTATAGAAGCCGGAATCCGGAAGCTTGTTGATCAGGGCGTTACAGAAATCGTACTCTTCCCGCTGTATCCGCAATATGCGATGAGTACCACGGAAACCGTTATTGAAAAAGCGGAAGAAGTGAGAAAAGAAAAATTCCCGGAGGTAAAAATCAATTACATACAGCCTTTCTATAACCGTGAGATCTATATTAATTGTCTTGCGGAAAGCATCAGGGAAAAACTGCCGGAACATTTTGATGCCCTGCAGTTCTCTTATCACGGAGTTCCGGAGCGGCATATTTATAAAACCGACCCTACCAAAACCTGTAATTTAAATGACTGCTGTACACGGGACGAAAACCCGAGCCACCAGTTTTGCTATCGCCACCAGTGTTTCAAAACCACTGAAACGGTGATTGAAAAGCTTAATTTACCTAAAGAAAAGGTGATCGTTTCTTTTCAGTCGAGACTGGGAAAAGACAAATGGATCGAGCCTTATACGGATGAAACCTTTGAAACCATTCCTAAAAAAGGAATTAAAAACCTCGCAGTGGTCTGCCCGGCCTTCGTTTCCGACTGCCTGGAAACCCTGGAAGAGATTTCTGTTGAAGGAAAACACCAGTTTACGCACGCAGGAGGAGAAAATTTCCATTACATTCCTTGTCTGAATGATGAAGACCGGTGGATTGAAGTGGTGAAGACCCTCTGTGAGGAAAAACTCAATGAGTTTTATCTGGTTTAA
- a CDS encoding LLM class flavin-dependent oxidoreductase codes for MKNFEISVLDLAPVKQNKTIHDTFQDSLSLANHAENLDYKRFWLAEHHNMESIASSATSVLIGFIANGTKKIRVGSGGIMLPNHSSLVIAEQFGTLESLFPGRIDLGLGRAPGTDGLTAQALGRNPAIINQQFPRQILELQTYFSKDNADALVRAIPGEGLDIPLYILGSSTDSAFLAAELGLPYAFAGHFAPEQMEMAFNIYRQNFEPSKYADQPYIMACVNGIAAETSEEAHKLSTTLFQAFINIVRNDRKPFAQPVDDMDGIWSPMEKSMVLQKLRYTFIGDQAEIAEKLENFQAEFNVDELMINSHIYDHQKRLESYHIFRNAKDSLVTV; via the coding sequence ATGAAGAATTTTGAAATATCGGTACTGGATCTTGCGCCTGTAAAACAGAACAAAACCATTCACGATACTTTTCAGGACAGTCTGTCTTTAGCAAACCATGCGGAGAATTTAGACTATAAAAGATTCTGGCTTGCCGAACACCATAATATGGAAAGCATTGCCAGTTCTGCCACATCCGTTCTGATCGGCTTTATTGCCAACGGAACCAAAAAAATACGAGTAGGATCGGGCGGGATCATGCTTCCGAACCACAGTTCACTGGTTATTGCCGAACAGTTCGGGACTTTGGAATCCCTTTTTCCGGGCAGGATCGACCTTGGCCTCGGAAGAGCCCCCGGAACCGACGGCCTTACGGCTCAGGCACTGGGCCGGAACCCGGCCATCATTAACCAGCAGTTTCCAAGGCAGATTCTGGAACTGCAGACTTATTTTTCAAAAGATAATGCAGATGCCTTAGTGCGCGCTATTCCCGGGGAAGGGCTGGATATTCCGCTGTACATTCTCGGTTCCAGTACAGACAGTGCTTTCCTGGCTGCAGAATTGGGGCTTCCGTATGCTTTTGCAGGGCATTTTGCTCCGGAACAGATGGAAATGGCATTCAATATTTACAGACAGAATTTCGAGCCTTCAAAATATGCAGACCAGCCTTATATTATGGCCTGCGTAAACGGAATAGCAGCAGAAACGTCAGAAGAAGCCCATAAATTATCGACCACTTTGTTTCAGGCTTTTATCAATATCGTAAGAAATGACAGGAAGCCTTTTGCACAGCCAGTTGACGATATGGACGGCATCTGGTCGCCCATGGAGAAATCAATGGTGCTGCAGAAGCTGAGGTATACTTTTATCGGGGACCAGGCAGAAATTGCAGAAAAGCTGGAAAACTTTCAGGCAGAATTCAATGTGGATGAACTGATGATCAATTCCCATATTTACGATCATCAGAAAAGGCTGGAGTCTTATCATATTTTCAGAAATGCAAAAGACTCTCTAGTTACCGTGTAA
- a CDS encoding helix-turn-helix domain-containing protein, translating to MNNHFFDLIEHTNRSIFLTGKAGTGKTTFLNDFVKRTRKKHIVVAPTGIAAINAGGVTIHSMFGLPLRTFLPTTERIDTSMANNIADLMPHFKYRKDKLKLLREVEVVIIDEVSMLRADVLDMMDFSLRFIRRNNQRFGGVQMLFIGDLYQLPPVVRDEHILRMYYNSPFFFDSHAIKEIPLITIELTKVYRQSDENFLAILNAIRDGDIANINFDHLNERYDPDFNSKDEPYVYLCSHNKMADDINQEKLDQIKVNAKTYEAKLFGEFRENQFPNEQFLDLKTGAQIMFIRNDISGEKRYFNGKLGEISALDENEIKVILDGSEKEITVKREVWEQKKYFLDTDKNIKEEVLGSFEQFPIKLAWAVTIHKSQGLTFDRVIIDAGKSFTAGQVYVALSRCRTLEGIVLKSKITPEVIFKDNRILKFQGETHANDNVESILNQEKYDYSIRKVLRTVDSQWLLKEVEEWNSLSLATKSIDHLKTKQLYVQLKPEIVNLGKIFEKLERVISQKVNLFIEKKEEWSDIENKSKGAVNFFFTEVRDKVFGPLKEFYAEIKGTKGLKQYNEEFRVWLEDIEEYLNSLKEIHLLETRLLEEKNDKEVSMKIAKVPSQVLTFQLFEQGKTISEIALERGLVKETVIGHLAKFAEQGLLDISRVITSDKIKAFEELFHKDPKETLTEWKNALPNDFEFNEIRILINHFNYQKEKVK from the coding sequence ATGAACAATCATTTTTTTGACTTAATAGAGCACACGAACCGGAGTATATTTTTGACGGGAAAAGCAGGAACGGGAAAAACAACATTCCTGAATGATTTTGTAAAACGGACCAGGAAAAAACACATTGTTGTAGCCCCGACAGGAATTGCCGCCATCAATGCGGGAGGCGTTACCATCCATTCCATGTTTGGGCTGCCGCTGCGTACATTTCTGCCGACTACGGAAAGGATAGACACCAGCATGGCCAATAACATCGCTGACCTGATGCCGCATTTCAAATACCGGAAAGACAAGCTCAAGCTTCTCCGTGAAGTGGAAGTGGTGATCATTGATGAGGTTTCGATGCTGCGGGCCGACGTTCTGGATATGATGGATTTTTCACTGCGGTTCATACGGAGGAACAACCAGCGGTTCGGAGGGGTCCAGATGCTTTTTATCGGGGATCTGTACCAGCTGCCGCCGGTGGTGAGGGACGAGCATATTCTAAGAATGTATTACAACTCTCCGTTCTTTTTTGACAGCCATGCCATCAAGGAAATCCCATTGATTACAATTGAGCTGACAAAAGTCTATCGGCAGTCTGATGAAAACTTTTTGGCAATATTGAATGCCATCCGTGACGGGGATATTGCCAATATTAATTTTGATCATTTAAATGAAAGATACGATCCTGATTTTAATTCCAAGGATGAGCCCTATGTTTATCTGTGCTCTCACAATAAGATGGCAGACGATATCAACCAGGAAAAGCTGGATCAGATTAAAGTGAATGCTAAGACCTATGAAGCCAAGCTTTTCGGTGAGTTCAGGGAAAACCAGTTTCCGAACGAGCAGTTCCTGGACCTGAAAACCGGGGCTCAGATTATGTTTATCCGGAATGATATTTCAGGGGAAAAAAGATATTTTAACGGAAAGCTGGGAGAAATTTCTGCTTTGGATGAAAATGAGATCAAGGTAATCCTCGACGGAAGCGAAAAGGAAATCACGGTCAAACGGGAAGTCTGGGAACAGAAAAAATATTTCCTGGATACGGACAAAAATATCAAAGAGGAAGTACTCGGAAGTTTTGAGCAGTTTCCCATTAAGCTCGCCTGGGCTGTCACTATTCATAAAAGCCAGGGTCTGACATTCGACCGGGTAATTATTGATGCCGGAAAAAGCTTTACGGCAGGCCAGGTATATGTAGCACTGTCACGCTGCCGGACTCTGGAAGGAATTGTTTTAAAATCCAAAATAACGCCTGAAGTGATATTCAAAGACAACCGGATCTTAAAATTCCAGGGAGAAACCCATGCCAATGATAACGTGGAATCTATTTTAAATCAGGAAAAATACGACTACAGCATCAGGAAAGTGCTTCGTACCGTAGATTCCCAATGGCTTTTAAAAGAAGTGGAAGAATGGAACAGCCTTTCTCTTGCTACAAAAAGTATTGATCATCTAAAAACAAAGCAGTTGTATGTTCAGCTGAAACCTGAGATTGTAAACCTCGGAAAAATCTTTGAAAAACTGGAAAGGGTCATTTCCCAAAAGGTAAATCTTTTTATTGAGAAAAAGGAAGAATGGTCTGATATTGAAAATAAATCCAAAGGTGCCGTTAATTTCTTTTTTACCGAAGTCAGGGATAAAGTATTCGGTCCGCTAAAGGAATTTTATGCAGAGATCAAAGGGACCAAAGGCTTAAAGCAATACAATGAGGAATTCCGGGTATGGCTTGAAGATATTGAAGAATACCTGAACAGCCTGAAGGAAATTCATCTGCTGGAAACCCGGCTTCTGGAGGAAAAAAACGATAAGGAAGTGAGCATGAAAATTGCAAAAGTGCCGTCCCAGGTGCTTACGTTTCAGCTGTTTGAGCAGGGGAAAACCATTTCCGAAATTGCACTGGAAAGAGGCCTCGTAAAAGAAACGGTCATCGGCCATCTGGCAAAATTCGCAGAACAGGGCTTACTGGACATTTCACGAGTTATTACTTCGGATAAAATCAAAGCTTTTGAAGAACTGTTTCATAAGGATCCTAAAGAGACCTTGACCGAATGGAAAAATGCATTGCCCAATGATTTTGAGTTTAATGAAATCCGGATTTTAATTAATCATTTTAATTACCAGAAGGAGAAAGTAAAATAG
- a CDS encoding ATP-dependent DNA helicase RecQ, producing MISQQDFQELKFKTLKYFWGYDHFRDSQEDIIDSVVNEKDTLVLLPTGAGKSLCYQLPALLKEGTCLIISPLLALMKDQVNQLKSRGVEAEYLSSELDEYDAEGIYNRCKDGLTKMLYVSPERLTNKQFLQNIEEIQLSFIAVDEAHCISEWGQDFRPSYQNIKNFRTNNPKIPCLALTATATPKVLEEIKLKLELKEPKVFQKSFKRENIRIFTEEVSDKFQRIYDILKFTEEAGIIYVRTRKEAEQLTEFLLKKQMTNVDFFHAGLTTKEKNAKQTIWNNSDRNVLVSTNAFGMGIDKDNVRFVIHYSPSPSIENYYQEIGRSGRDGRDSFAFLLWDKQEISNFDQILKNQIPNKAEFLKIITYLYSVFQVAEFEMPDKVFQLNTAGIQNFTRLSNAKIKNVLNFLHNQEIIYFNDHKSLSSLQLLMQAHEIDQLPHKDAYFIELMLRSVSGITTHKVMFSEQQVSNKIGVSIHLIKERLKELQKKGYIEYVDGALSSIKFLKPRDERVNNAAYWKLFEHIQKNKIQKWEEMKFYVEDSQYCKMKLILAYFGEKKSKNCGQCSVCEKNKQSIFGKNISNQIIGLLAKRPSSIEELSIQLSYHSKENILENLIFLLDSGKVKMLNFRTYSLA from the coding sequence ATGATTTCTCAGCAAGATTTTCAAGAACTAAAATTTAAGACCCTAAAGTATTTTTGGGGGTATGACCACTTCCGCGATTCCCAGGAAGACATTATTGATTCGGTAGTCAATGAAAAGGATACCCTTGTGCTGCTGCCTACCGGAGCCGGCAAATCACTCTGCTACCAGCTGCCGGCCTTATTAAAAGAAGGGACCTGCCTGATTATTTCCCCGCTGCTGGCGCTGATGAAAGACCAGGTAAACCAATTGAAATCAAGAGGAGTGGAAGCTGAATACCTGTCTTCCGAACTGGATGAATATGATGCGGAAGGCATTTATAACCGCTGTAAGGATGGATTGACAAAGATGCTCTATGTTTCACCGGAACGGCTGACCAACAAACAGTTTTTACAAAACATTGAAGAAATCCAGCTTTCATTTATTGCGGTAGATGAAGCGCACTGTATTTCAGAATGGGGCCAGGATTTCCGTCCCAGTTATCAGAACATAAAAAATTTCAGGACAAACAACCCGAAAATCCCCTGCCTTGCCCTAACGGCAACTGCTACCCCGAAAGTCTTGGAAGAAATCAAGCTGAAACTTGAGCTTAAGGAACCCAAAGTTTTTCAGAAAAGTTTTAAAAGAGAAAACATCCGGATTTTCACCGAAGAAGTTTCTGACAAGTTCCAGCGTATTTACGATATTTTAAAATTCACGGAAGAAGCGGGAATCATTTATGTAAGGACAAGAAAAGAAGCTGAACAGCTTACCGAATTTCTGCTTAAGAAACAGATGACCAATGTAGATTTCTTTCATGCCGGCCTTACAACCAAAGAAAAAAATGCCAAACAGACGATCTGGAATAACAGTGACCGGAATGTTCTTGTTTCCACCAATGCTTTCGGGATGGGGATTGACAAAGACAATGTGCGGTTTGTTATTCACTACTCGCCTTCGCCTTCCATTGAAAATTACTACCAGGAAATCGGGAGGTCCGGCAGAGACGGCCGGGACAGCTTTGCTTTTTTACTCTGGGATAAACAGGAGATCAGCAATTTTGACCAGATCTTAAAAAACCAGATTCCCAATAAAGCCGAATTTTTAAAAATCATTACTTACCTCTACTCTGTTTTTCAGGTAGCGGAATTTGAAATGCCGGACAAAGTCTTTCAGCTCAATACAGCCGGAATCCAGAATTTTACCCGGTTATCAAATGCAAAGATCAAAAATGTTCTGAATTTTCTCCACAACCAGGAGATTATTTATTTTAACGATCATAAAAGCCTTTCCTCATTACAGCTTTTAATGCAGGCCCATGAGATTGACCAGCTGCCTCACAAAGATGCCTATTTCATTGAGCTGATGCTCCGTTCGGTTTCAGGGATTACCACGCACAAAGTGATGTTCAGCGAACAGCAGGTAAGCAATAAAATCGGTGTAAGCATCCATCTGATTAAAGAACGATTAAAAGAGCTTCAGAAAAAAGGCTATATAGAGTATGTTGACGGTGCTTTATCAAGTATTAAATTTTTAAAGCCGAGGGACGAAAGGGTTAATAATGCCGCCTACTGGAAACTATTTGAGCATATCCAGAAAAATAAAATCCAGAAATGGGAAGAAATGAAATTTTATGTTGAAGACAGCCAGTACTGTAAAATGAAACTGATCCTGGCTTACTTCGGAGAGAAAAAATCCAAGAACTGCGGACAGTGTTCGGTATGTGAAAAAAACAAGCAGTCTATTTTCGGAAAGAATATTTCAAACCAGATTATCGGCTTACTGGCAAAAAGGCCTTCGTCCATTGAGGAACTTTCTATCCAGCTGAGTTACCATTCCAAAGAAAATATCCTGGAAAACCTTATATTCCTGCTGGATTCGGGAAAAGTAAAAATGCTGAATTTCAGAACGTACTCACTAGCCTAG
- the fmt gene encoding methionyl-tRNA formyltransferase encodes MKSLKVVFLGTPEFAKNSLEAIHRSHHQVAGVVTVADKASGRGQKINQSPVKIFATENNLPVFQPEKLRNPEFLEDLRKLDADVFVVVAFRMMPKVLFDMPKMGTFNLHASLLPDYRGAAPINYAVINGEEKTGATTFFINEKIDEGNILLQEELAILPDENAGSLHDRLMEMGAGLVVKTLNGLAENSITEKPQPNVAHPKNAFKIFKEDTRIDWTKTSKEVHQFILGMSPYPAAFTTLKIGKEEKGLKIFGGRFETADHGKPAGSLDISKNDFKIYTHDGIYYPSELQLEGKKRMDTKDFLNGFRNFDEIKMA; translated from the coding sequence ATGAAATCATTAAAAGTCGTATTTTTAGGAACTCCGGAATTTGCCAAAAATTCACTGGAGGCTATCCACCGGTCTCACCATCAGGTCGCAGGCGTGGTAACCGTTGCCGATAAGGCAAGCGGACGCGGGCAGAAGATCAATCAGTCACCGGTAAAAATTTTTGCAACGGAAAACAACCTACCTGTTTTTCAGCCTGAGAAACTGAGAAACCCTGAATTTTTAGAAGACTTACGGAAACTGGATGCTGATGTTTTTGTAGTCGTTGCTTTCAGAATGATGCCCAAAGTCCTTTTTGATATGCCTAAAATGGGAACTTTTAACCTTCACGCTTCCCTTCTTCCTGATTACAGAGGAGCTGCCCCGATTAATTATGCCGTAATCAACGGTGAAGAAAAAACAGGAGCCACAACGTTCTTTATCAATGAAAAAATAGATGAAGGAAATATTCTGTTACAGGAGGAATTAGCCATTCTGCCTGACGAAAATGCCGGAAGCCTCCATGACCGGCTCATGGAAATGGGTGCCGGGCTGGTAGTAAAAACATTAAATGGGCTGGCCGAAAATTCAATCACTGAAAAACCTCAGCCGAATGTTGCGCACCCTAAGAATGCTTTTAAGATTTTTAAGGAAGACACGAGAATCGACTGGACGAAAACGTCAAAAGAAGTTCACCAGTTTATTCTGGGCATGTCGCCTTATCCTGCCGCTTTCACCACTTTAAAAATAGGGAAAGAAGAAAAAGGACTGAAAATCTTCGGAGGAAGATTTGAAACTGCTGATCATGGAAAGCCGGCAGGAAGCCTGGACATTTCAAAGAATGATTTTAAAATCTATACGCATGACGGGATTTATTATCCTTCAGAACTGCAGCTGGAAGGTAAAAAAAGAATGGATACCAAAGATTTCCTGAACGGATTCAGGAATTTTGACGAAATAAAAATGGCCTGA
- the ribB gene encoding 3,4-dihydroxy-2-butanone-4-phosphate synthase, with translation MSDIKLNTIPEAIEDLKNGKIIIVVDDEDRENEGDFLCAAELTTPELINFMAVHGRGLICMPLPEKRCDELGLDVMVSRSSDPKETAFTVSVDLLGNGTSTGISAGDRAKTILALMDENSKPTDFMRPGHIFPLRARKGGVLKRAGHTEAAIDLTCLAGLKEGGVICEIMNEDGTMSRLPDLYAFAQKHDMKIVSIEDLIHYQLKKGNLIERIEERKVKTAYGDYDFLAFRETSNDQIHFALTKGTWAVDEPVLVRVQSSDSYFDVLTRLNNGEKPLLEKVTRMVNEAGKGAIIFINNVSNSENTLRKLQQFLNYQDGQQKHPTAAFNYRDYGIGTQILKNLGINKFKVITQNPDIKPQVGGYDVEVTEMVQL, from the coding sequence ATGTCCGATATTAAATTAAATACTATTCCGGAGGCTATCGAAGACCTTAAAAATGGTAAAATAATCATAGTGGTAGACGATGAAGACAGGGAAAATGAAGGGGATTTCCTGTGTGCAGCTGAACTGACGACTCCTGAACTGATCAATTTTATGGCCGTTCACGGAAGAGGCCTGATCTGCATGCCGCTTCCTGAAAAAAGATGTGACGAACTGGGACTTGATGTAATGGTAAGCCGCAGCAGCGATCCTAAGGAAACTGCTTTTACGGTATCTGTTGACCTGCTCGGCAACGGTACATCTACAGGGATTTCTGCGGGAGACAGGGCCAAAACAATTCTTGCTTTGATGGATGAAAATTCCAAGCCGACTGATTTTATGCGCCCGGGCCATATTTTCCCGCTTCGTGCAAGAAAAGGAGGGGTTCTGAAAAGAGCGGGCCATACGGAGGCAGCCATTGACCTTACCTGTCTGGCAGGTTTAAAAGAGGGCGGCGTGATCTGTGAAATCATGAACGAAGACGGTACCATGTCCCGTTTACCTGACTTGTACGCTTTTGCACAAAAACATGATATGAAAATCGTTTCCATTGAAGACCTGATTCATTATCAGCTGAAAAAAGGGAACCTTATCGAGCGGATTGAAGAAAGAAAAGTAAAAACTGCTTATGGTGATTATGATTTTCTGGCATTTAGGGAAACTTCCAATGACCAGATCCATTTTGCACTGACGAAAGGAACGTGGGCTGTTGACGAGCCTGTCCTGGTCAGGGTTCAGTCTTCCGATTCTTATTTTGATGTGTTAACGAGGCTGAACAACGGTGAAAAGCCATTACTGGAAAAAGTGACCCGCATGGTAAATGAAGCCGGAAAAGGTGCAATTATTTTTATCAATAACGTTTCCAATTCTGAAAATACACTGAGAAAGCTGCAGCAGTTTCTGAACTATCAGGACGGACAGCAGAAACACCCTACGGCCGCTTTCAATTACAGGGACTACGGGATCGGGACACAGATCCTGAAGAATTTGGGAATCAATAAGTTTAAAGTAATCACCCAAAACCCGGACATCAAGCCTCAGGTAGGCGGTTATGATGTTGAGGTAACGGAGATGGTACAGCTATAA
- a CDS encoding gamma carbonic anhydrase family protein — protein MALIKELLGKAPQIGENTFLAETATVIGDVTMGRDCSIWYNAVIRGDVHYIKMGNKVNVQDNAMLHCTYQKHPLNIGNNVSIGHNAIVHGCTIHDNVLIGMGAIVMDDCLVEENSIVGAGSVVTQGTHIKSGEVWGGVPARKLKDINAQLLEGEVNRIADNYVKYSSWYKEHVKHVEG, from the coding sequence ATGGCACTGATAAAAGAACTTTTAGGGAAAGCACCGCAGATCGGGGAAAATACATTTTTGGCTGAAACGGCAACTGTAATTGGGGATGTCACAATGGGAAGAGACTGCAGCATCTGGTACAATGCGGTCATAAGAGGGGACGTGCATTATATTAAAATGGGGAATAAGGTTAATGTCCAGGATAATGCCATGCTGCACTGTACGTATCAGAAACACCCGCTGAATATCGGGAATAATGTATCGATCGGCCATAACGCGATTGTCCATGGATGCACCATCCATGATAATGTTCTGATCGGGATGGGAGCCATCGTGATGGACGACTGCCTGGTGGAGGAAAACTCCATTGTAGGAGCCGGTTCGGTGGTAACCCAGGGTACGCACATCAAATCCGGGGAAGTCTGGGGCGGCGTGCCGGCAAGAAAGCTTAAGGATATCAATGCGCAGCTGCTTGAAGGGGAAGTGAACAGGATTGCCGATAATTATGTAAAATATTCTTCATGGTATAAAGAACATGTAAAACATGTTGAAGGTTAA
- a CDS encoding NifU family protein: protein MRTILIEPTENPKVMKFVADYNLIPGSLELDRNSDISEIPMAQELFNYPFVERVFITANFVAVAKQDTIEWEHVADSLKNVIEDELLANPRIYLQKKKEMYEIYSEMTPNPNVMKFVSNKLLLEGFVEVKSREQADGVPLAQAIFKEFDFVKEVFISDNFVAVTKDPSVEWHQVMMTVRALIADYLQNGGEISTVESQKHENPVEKIINRDYTDDEQKISDILNEYVAPAVENDGGKISLMEYDQESKTARMLLQGACSGCPSSTATLKNGIENILKQFVPDLVERVEAVNG from the coding sequence ATGCGTACGATACTTATAGAGCCAACCGAAAACCCGAAAGTGATGAAATTTGTCGCGGATTACAATTTAATCCCGGGATCTTTGGAGCTGGACAGAAATTCAGACATTTCAGAAATCCCTATGGCACAGGAGCTTTTCAATTATCCTTTTGTGGAAAGAGTTTTCATTACGGCTAATTTTGTAGCGGTTGCCAAACAGGACACGATAGAATGGGAACATGTGGCAGACAGCCTAAAAAACGTGATTGAAGACGAATTGCTGGCCAACCCCAGGATTTACCTTCAGAAGAAAAAAGAAATGTATGAGATCTACTCGGAAATGACCCCGAACCCGAATGTAATGAAGTTTGTTTCCAATAAACTGCTTCTTGAAGGTTTTGTGGAAGTAAAATCAAGAGAGCAGGCAGACGGCGTTCCTTTGGCTCAGGCTATTTTCAAAGAGTTTGATTTCGTGAAGGAAGTATTTATTTCCGATAATTTTGTAGCGGTAACGAAAGACCCGTCTGTAGAATGGCATCAGGTCATGATGACCGTTCGTGCACTGATTGCAGACTATCTGCAGAACGGAGGCGAAATTTCCACCGTTGAATCCCAGAAGCACGAAAACCCGGTAGAAAAAATCATCAACAGGGACTATACGGATGACGAGCAGAAGATTTCCGATATTTTAAATGAATACGTTGCCCCCGCTGTGGAAAATGACGGCGGAAAGATTTCTCTGATGGAATATGACCAGGAGAGCAAAACTGCCAGGATGCTTCTTCAGGGAGCCTGTTCAGGATGCCCGAGCTCAACCGCCACCCTTAAAAACGGGATTGAAAATATTTTAAAACAATTCGTTCCTGACCTGGTAGAAAGAGTGGAAGCCGTTAACGGATAA
- a CDS encoding type IX secretion system plug protein domain-containing protein produces the protein MKTLRILLLSLSGLAFGQNIQSIQLFNPQTNDETPVINFNQQLVLSFDDLTNSSEIYRYTIKHYNRNWEDDNLFFTEIANGSMNALLDKFQYSFNTLQAYTHYKLTFPNEKIQPKISGNFEIIVYKDSADKPLFKRRFYLVEDAATLAVGASRFADARKPDANQRVEVKAVSKGGDLSSNVNSMTLNVMQNNNPNVTVNNLKASTTMGNQLLFQQMSLVFPGNNEFYYFDNKNMNMAADMVRATEVKEGINNTYLHPVWAFPLNYQYQPDVNGAWYYRRNDLGRERDAEREADYSWVYFSLDSDPAEKEIYVLGGFNNFKPGKENQMQYDAETKKYVAKIYLKQGFYNYILATKNPDGSLNFGEVNGNFWQTENLYQAFLYYAPFGRNYDGLMGYGELRTPVR, from the coding sequence ATGAAAACCTTGCGAATACTTTTACTTTCTTTAAGCGGACTGGCTTTCGGGCAGAACATCCAGAGCATCCAGCTGTTCAATCCACAGACGAATGACGAGACTCCGGTTATTAATTTTAATCAGCAGCTGGTACTGAGCTTTGACGACCTCACCAATTCCAGTGAGATTTACCGGTATACCATCAAGCATTATAACAGAAACTGGGAAGACGACAACCTTTTCTTTACGGAAATTGCCAACGGAAGCATGAACGCCTTACTGGATAAATTTCAGTATTCCTTCAATACGCTGCAGGCGTATACCCATTATAAGCTGACCTTTCCGAACGAAAAAATACAGCCTAAGATTTCAGGGAATTTTGAAATCATCGTGTATAAAGACTCGGCAGATAAACCGTTGTTTAAACGAAGGTTTTACCTGGTGGAAGATGCGGCAACGCTGGCTGTCGGGGCTTCAAGATTTGCCGATGCCAGAAAACCGGATGCAAACCAGCGGGTAGAAGTGAAGGCTGTTTCAAAAGGAGGGGATCTGTCATCCAATGTCAATTCTATGACCCTGAACGTAATGCAGAACAACAACCCCAATGTCACGGTGAATAACCTAAAAGCAAGCACAACAATGGGGAACCAGCTGCTTTTCCAGCAGATGTCCCTTGTTTTTCCCGGCAATAACGAATTTTATTATTTCGATAATAAGAACATGAATATGGCGGCCGATATGGTGCGTGCTACAGAAGTAAAAGAAGGCATTAACAACACCTATCTTCACCCGGTCTGGGCTTTCCCGCTGAATTACCAGTATCAGCCGGACGTAAACGGAGCCTGGTATTACAGGAGGAATGACCTGGGCAGGGAAAGGGATGCGGAAAGGGAAGCTGATTATTCGTGGGTGTATTTCTCGCTGGATTCCGATCCTGCCGAAAAGGAAATCTATGTGCTGGGAGGATTTAATAATTTTAAGCCTGGCAAGGAAAACCAGATGCAGTATGATGCGGAAACAAAAAAGTATGTAGCGAAAATCTACTTAAAGCAGGGCTTTTATAACTATATTTTAGCCACAAAAAATCCTGACGGCAGCCTTAACTTCGGCGAGGTAAACGGAAATTTCTGGCAGACGGAAAACCTCTATCAGGCATTTCTGTATTATGCGCCTTTCGGAAGGAACTATGACGGGCTTATGGGATACGGGGAACTGAGGACACCGGTAAGATAA